A region from the Acidobacteriota bacterium genome encodes:
- a CDS encoding phospho-N-acetylmuramoyl-pentapeptide-transferase yields MLYYLFYEQLFPLFSPFRVFRYLTFRTAFASITALVICLVLGPWLIRRLQDFQIGQYIREEGPQSHQKKAGTPTMGGLLIHVAILVPTLLWADLSNSLIWLVMLATLAFGAVGFIDDYRKITGRRNQGLSTRGKLGLQAVISLGVGVSLLALTATESYSTHLSVPFFKQFTPDLLIDSLMNSPYTYPAAFVFFFLFVILVIVGSSNAVNLTDGLDGLAIGCTIIAAGALTVLTYVTGHAVFARYLEIQYLPQVGEVTIFCGAMVGASLGFLWYNAHPAEVFMGDVGSLALGGGIGTVAVIIKQEILLISIGGVFVAEALSVILQVASFKLRGKRIFKMAPLHHHFELLGWSESKVIIRFWISALILALFSLSTLKLR; encoded by the coding sequence ATGCTGTACTATCTCTTTTATGAGCAGTTGTTTCCGCTGTTCAGCCCGTTCCGCGTATTCCGCTACCTGACCTTTCGCACCGCGTTCGCTTCGATCACCGCCCTGGTGATCTGCCTGGTGCTGGGCCCGTGGCTGATTCGGCGTCTACAGGACTTTCAGATTGGGCAGTACATCCGCGAAGAGGGGCCGCAATCGCATCAAAAAAAGGCCGGCACGCCCACCATGGGTGGCTTGCTCATTCACGTGGCGATTCTGGTTCCCACGCTGCTGTGGGCCGACCTGAGCAATTCCCTGATCTGGTTGGTGATGCTGGCCACGCTGGCCTTCGGCGCGGTGGGCTTTATCGACGACTATCGCAAGATCACCGGCCGCCGCAATCAGGGTCTTTCGACGCGCGGCAAGCTGGGATTGCAGGCGGTGATTAGCCTAGGCGTGGGCGTCAGTTTGCTGGCGCTGACAGCCACGGAGAGTTACTCGACGCACCTGAGCGTACCATTTTTCAAACAGTTCACGCCCGATCTGCTTATCGATAGTCTGATGAATTCGCCCTATACTTACCCGGCGGCCTTTGTTTTCTTTTTTCTATTCGTTATTCTGGTAATCGTCGGCTCCAGCAACGCCGTGAATCTGACGGACGGTCTGGACGGGCTGGCCATCGGCTGCACCATCATTGCGGCCGGCGCGCTCACGGTGCTGACTTATGTTACCGGACACGCTGTATTCGCGCGCTATCTGGAGATTCAGTATCTGCCGCAGGTGGGCGAGGTGACGATTTTTTGCGGCGCCATGGTGGGCGCCTCGCTGGGCTTTCTTTGGTACAACGCACATCCTGCCGAAGTATTCATGGGGGATGTCGGTTCGCTGGCTCTGGGCGGCGGCATCGGCACCGTGGCAGTGATTATCAAGCAGGAGATTTTGCTGATCTCCATCGGCGGGGTGTTTGTCGCCGAGGCACTTTCGGTGATCCTGCAAGTGGCCTCGTTCAAGCTGCGTGGCAAGCGCATCTTCAAGATGGCGCCACTGCATCATCACTTCGAGTTGTTGGGGTGGAGCGAGTCCAAGGTCATCATCCGGTTTTGGATTTCGGCGCTGATCCTGGCGCTTTTTTCGCTCTCGACTCTAAAGCTGCGCTAA
- the ftsW gene encoding putative lipid II flippase FtsW — protein sequence MGEATGGFREFRSANFKGTSTGVQGSNIGRFSADRVLFGVTLTLVFFGLLMVFSSSAPMASEDLGSSTAYFWRQVAWAILGLGMMLLLMRMDYRYLSHPAVLFPGIFIAIVLLVAVLFAAPVQNTNRWLRFGIISFQPSEFAKLMVIIFLAYWLDKRSGRVANFWQDIVPPLSVITIVVLLILKEPDLGTPIAIGLVTVAMFFIAGLPIRYLGALAAISAPAFYLLVWRIPYRRARIESFLDPYADPLGSGFQVIQSMISVSTGGVAGQGLMNGRQKLFFLPAPHTDFIFAVTAEELGLWGALLLIGLFILYFWRGWRTSMMAPDDYGCYLAAGLTLMIFCQSLINMSVVLALIPPKGIPLPFLSYGGSSLFFCLAATGILLSISRRAQWGEKLRSIEGDQ from the coding sequence ATGGGGGAGGCCACTGGCGGCTTCCGCGAATTTCGGTCCGCAAATTTTAAGGGGACATCGACAGGCGTGCAGGGATCAAACATAGGCCGCTTTTCCGCTGATCGCGTGCTGTTTGGCGTGACGCTTACCCTGGTGTTTTTCGGGCTGTTGATGGTTTTTTCCAGCTCCGCCCCCATGGCCAGCGAAGACTTGGGCAGCTCCACGGCCTATTTCTGGCGGCAAGTCGCCTGGGCCATTTTGGGGCTCGGCATGATGCTCCTGCTGATGCGCATGGACTATCGATATCTGAGTCATCCCGCCGTTTTGTTTCCCGGAATTTTTATCGCCATCGTGCTGCTGGTGGCGGTCCTGTTTGCCGCGCCCGTGCAGAATACCAATCGCTGGCTACGCTTCGGGATCATCTCGTTCCAACCCTCCGAATTTGCCAAGCTGATGGTGATCATCTTTCTCGCTTACTGGCTGGACAAGCGCTCGGGTAGGGTGGCCAACTTCTGGCAGGACATCGTTCCACCGCTCTCCGTTATCACCATTGTTGTTCTGCTGATTCTGAAAGAGCCGGACCTGGGAACGCCCATCGCCATCGGTCTGGTAACCGTGGCCATGTTCTTCATTGCGGGGCTGCCTATACGGTACCTGGGCGCGCTCGCCGCCATCTCCGCGCCCGCGTTTTACCTGCTGGTCTGGCGCATTCCCTATCGCCGCGCGCGCATCGAATCGTTTCTCGATCCTTACGCGGACCCGCTCGGAAGCGGCTTTCAGGTGATTCAATCCATGATCTCGGTGTCCACCGGCGGCGTTGCCGGACAGGGCTTGATGAATGGGCGGCAGAAGCTCTTCTTCCTGCCCGCTCCGCACACCGACTTCATCTTCGCGGTTACCGCTGAAGAGTTGGGTCTGTGGGGAGCCTTGTTGCTGATCGGCCTCTTCATACTCTACTTCTGGCGCGGTTGGCGGACCAGCATGATGGCTCCCGATGATTACGGCTGCTATCTCGCCGCCGGGCTGACGCTGATGATCTTCTGTCAGAGTCTGATCAACATGAGCGTCGTACTCGCGCTCATCCCCCCCAAAGGTATTCCACTGCCGTTCCTGAGTTACGGCGGCAGTTCGCTGTTTTTCTGTTTGGCGGCTACAGGCATTCTGCTCAGTATTTCCCGGCGTGCACAATGGGGCGAGAAACTACGCTCGATCGAGGGCGACCAATAA
- the murG gene encoding undecaprenyldiphospho-muramoylpentapeptide beta-N-acetylglucosaminyltransferase: protein MGRETTLDRGRPINPPLKLLVAGGGTGGHVIPALVLAREFCRRAPGREVLFVGTARGVESRMIPAAGFPLELLEVGALQGQNAVARLKTLAGLPLAILQSLKILKKFRPDVVLGVGGYAAGPMMLATLLATLLPGGRRRVPLAVYEPNAYPGLVNRWVARFVARAFVNFAEAGKFFGTEKTLHTGIPVRDEFFAIPAKPHAPPFTVLVFGGSQGARSLNRAMVEALPLLDHSQSSAQTPVRLLLQTGQSEYNRVREAVERHPGLAGAGHEVSAFMDRMWDAYAQADLVICRAGATTVAELAAAGCAAVLVPFPTAANQHQLRNAEALEQLGAARLLLDRDLSGERICELITELLNDPARLASMENAIRQEAHPDATERIVNELEKLAAMPG from the coding sequence ATGGGGCGAGAAACTACGCTCGATCGAGGGCGACCAATAAACCCGCCACTGAAGCTCCTGGTCGCCGGCGGCGGCACGGGAGGCCATGTCATTCCCGCGCTGGTATTGGCGCGCGAATTCTGCCGTCGCGCGCCGGGCCGGGAAGTGCTCTTCGTTGGCACCGCGCGCGGCGTTGAATCCCGCATGATTCCCGCCGCGGGCTTCCCGCTGGAACTGCTGGAGGTCGGCGCGTTGCAAGGGCAGAACGCCGTCGCTCGTTTGAAAACACTGGCGGGACTACCTCTGGCGATTCTGCAATCCCTGAAAATCCTGAAAAAGTTTCGGCCTGATGTCGTGCTCGGCGTGGGTGGCTACGCGGCTGGCCCCATGATGTTAGCGACGCTGCTGGCGACGCTGCTGCCCGGCGGGCGGCGCCGAGTGCCGCTGGCCGTCTACGAGCCGAACGCCTACCCCGGCCTGGTCAACCGCTGGGTCGCGCGATTTGTCGCGCGGGCATTTGTCAACTTCGCCGAGGCGGGTAAATTCTTCGGGACGGAGAAGACTCTGCATACTGGAATTCCCGTGCGCGATGAGTTCTTCGCCATCCCTGCGAAACCGCACGCCCCGCCGTTTACCGTGCTGGTCTTTGGCGGCAGTCAGGGCGCGCGCTCATTGAACCGTGCGATGGTGGAGGCGTTGCCCCTTTTGGATCATTCGCAATCTTCGGCGCAAACTCCCGTGCGCCTGCTGCTCCAGACCGGACAAAGCGAATATAATCGAGTGAGAGAAGCGGTGGAGAGGCATCCAGGCCTGGCCGGCGCGGGCCACGAAGTTTCCGCCTTCATGGATCGCATGTGGGATGCCTACGCGCAGGCCGATCTGGTGATCTGCCGCGCGGGCGCGACTACGGTTGCCGAATTGGCGGCGGCAGGTTGCGCTGCCGTGCTGGTGCCGTTTCCCACCGCCGCGAATCAGCACCAGTTGCGCAACGCCGAGGCGCTCGAACAACTCGGAGCCGCGCGCTTATTGTTGGATCGTGATCTGAGCGGTGAGCGCATCTGCGAGCTGATCACGGAATTGTTGAATGATCCTGCGCGGCTGGCGTCCATGGAAAACGCCATTCGGCAGGAAGCTCATCCCGACGCCACCGAGCGCATCGTGAATGAGTTGGAAAAACTGGCAGCCATGCCTGGGTAG